Proteins encoded within one genomic window of Salipaludibacillus agaradhaerens:
- a CDS encoding methyl-accepting chemotaxis protein, whose product MTNYLNWKNINLGRKYTIIFSLMASAFIIAIFVTFLFLNHTGDTMDETVVKNEVTIHSADLVTLFHEKYILIPEYLLMAEDEKLTEYLAFSQSFAETAKELMPNLPDEQLDMFYQMIENNHELDQYFFSVVVPNVQQINTNEFTDIQASVQELKEDTTRIGEELKSSAVAFNQDAMSAAQRDLRNVIFILIFSTVAAIAISFVFLFIMSRSIKKNLNKIVVRSQEIADGHLNNEALEYDGKDEIGQLSLSMNHMGESLRDMISQVSEVSALVDKQSVQLLHSSEEVREGSDQVAVTIEELANGATSQADNATVISENTKDFSQDIDEATAHSNELVDFSKQVLDVSIKGNQDMEESLTQMNRVNTVVKSSVAKVKSLESKTHSITEIVDVIKSIAEQTNLLALNASIEAARAGEAGKGFAVVATEVRKLAEEVTHSVENITGIVLSIKTETTSIAEELNVGYTEVSKGTEVIERTGIQFGDIKNKVEEMSDRVTGISTIFKKVAQSSKEINESVENIAAVSEESAAGSEEISATVVEQSQAVETIAASAKQLTSKVEEMNNMIKRFEL is encoded by the coding sequence TTGACGAATTATCTAAATTGGAAAAATATAAATTTAGGCAGAAAGTATACCATTATTTTTTCTTTAATGGCTAGTGCGTTTATTATAGCTATTTTCGTCACATTTTTATTTTTAAATCATACAGGAGACACGATGGATGAGACCGTTGTGAAAAATGAGGTGACGATTCACTCGGCGGACTTAGTCACCCTATTTCATGAAAAATATATTCTTATCCCTGAATATCTGTTAATGGCTGAAGACGAAAAGCTCACAGAGTATCTAGCATTCAGTCAGTCGTTTGCGGAAACAGCAAAAGAATTAATGCCCAATTTGCCCGACGAACAGTTGGATATGTTTTATCAAATGATAGAGAACAACCATGAGTTAGATCAATATTTCTTTAGTGTCGTCGTCCCGAATGTTCAGCAAATTAATACCAATGAGTTTACAGATATACAAGCGTCTGTTCAAGAATTAAAGGAGGATACAACACGCATCGGTGAGGAATTAAAAAGCTCTGCTGTGGCGTTCAATCAAGACGCGATGAGTGCCGCACAAAGAGATTTACGAAACGTTATTTTTATCCTTATTTTTTCGACAGTCGCAGCGATCGCCATTTCGTTCGTGTTCCTGTTTATTATGAGCCGCAGTATTAAGAAGAATTTAAATAAAATTGTCGTCCGAAGTCAAGAAATTGCCGACGGCCATTTGAATAACGAGGCACTTGAGTATGACGGTAAAGATGAAATCGGTCAGCTATCTTTGTCTATGAATCATATGGGAGAAAGTCTACGAGACATGATTTCGCAAGTGTCTGAAGTATCAGCGCTTGTAGATAAACAAAGTGTACAGCTTCTTCATTCATCGGAAGAAGTGAGAGAAGGAAGTGACCAGGTGGCAGTTACAATTGAAGAGCTGGCAAACGGCGCCACATCTCAAGCGGACAATGCCACAGTAATTTCGGAAAATACAAAAGATTTTAGCCAAGATATTGATGAAGCTACTGCACATAGTAATGAATTGGTTGATTTCTCAAAACAGGTTCTTGACGTGTCCATTAAAGGGAATCAAGACATGGAAGAATCGTTGACCCAAATGAATCGTGTGAATACAGTCGTGAAATCATCTGTGGCAAAAGTGAAAAGTCTTGAGTCTAAAACACACTCAATCACTGAGATTGTGGACGTGATTAAATCGATTGCAGAGCAGACAAACCTTCTAGCATTGAACGCTTCTATTGAAGCAGCAAGAGCTGGAGAAGCGGGGAAAGGGTTTGCGGTTGTGGCAACGGAAGTCCGAAAATTAGCAGAAGAAGTGACACATTCGGTGGAGAATATAACGGGTATTGTGTTATCCATTAAAACCGAAACCACTTCAATTGCTGAGGAGCTAAACGTAGGCTACACAGAAGTGAGTAAAGGAACTGAAGTGATTGAACGAACTGGTATTCAATTTGGAGACATAAAGAATAAAGTAGAGGAAATGTCTGATAGAGTAACGGGAATATCCACGATATTTAAAAAAGTAGCGCAATCAAGCAAAGAGATTAATGAGTCCGTTGAAAATATTGCGGCTGTTTCAGAAGAGTCGGCTGCAGGATCAGAAGAAATATCGGCCACGGTAGTAGAGCAAAGTCAGGCAGTTGAAACGATTGCGGCCAGCGCAAAACAACTCACTTCCAAAGTAGAAGAAATGAACAATATGATTAAAAGGTTTGAATTATAA